In Streptomyces ambofaciens ATCC 23877, a single genomic region encodes these proteins:
- a CDS encoding ThuA domain-containing protein, which translates to MTRPGRTAPRLLLYTRTTAYRHDSIPDAVHAVRTLEEFEADHTEDPAVLERPLDRYAAVVFLSTSGEVLTPAGRDRLAAYVEAGGGFVGVHAAACTEEDWPYYGELLGARFARHPACQPGRVLVEDPAHPATRELPPVWEFTDEWYDFRTNPRGAVRVLARADESSYEGGGMGDDHPLVWCRAQGAGRVFYTALGHAADAYRDPDFRAHLRGGIDWAARADTGTPPRRP; encoded by the coding sequence ATGACGCGCCCCGGCAGGACGGCACCCCGGCTGCTCCTCTACACGCGCACCACCGCCTACCGCCACGACTCCATCCCGGACGCGGTGCACGCCGTGCGCACCCTGGAGGAGTTCGAGGCCGACCACACGGAGGACCCGGCGGTCCTGGAGCGGCCCCTCGACCGGTACGCGGCCGTCGTCTTCCTCTCCACCAGCGGGGAGGTGCTCACCCCGGCCGGACGCGACCGGCTCGCCGCGTACGTGGAGGCGGGCGGCGGCTTCGTCGGCGTGCACGCGGCGGCCTGCACCGAGGAGGACTGGCCGTACTACGGCGAGCTGCTCGGCGCCCGCTTCGCCCGCCACCCCGCCTGCCAGCCGGGCCGGGTACTCGTCGAGGACCCCGCCCATCCGGCGACCCGGGAGCTGCCGCCGGTCTGGGAGTTCACGGACGAGTGGTACGACTTCCGCACCAACCCGCGCGGTGCGGTGCGGGTGTTGGCCCGCGCCGACGAGTCGTCGTACGAGGGCGGTGGCATGGGCGACGACCATCCGCTGGTCTGGTGCCGCGCACAGGGCGCGGGCCGCGTCTTCTACACGGCCCTCGGCCATGCCGCCGACGCCTACCGCGACCCGGACTTCCGCGCCCATCTGCGGGGCGGCATCGACTGGGCGGCCCGCGCGGACACCGGCACGCCGCCGCGACGGCCCTGA
- a CDS encoding ABC transporter permease has product MRRTHVTDSTHEADGTAGTQAPLRPRGRHWRAGFLRGGIELRHLLRNPREMSGHLTNVVVALAIAGYVGDDVPGTQTPMAHLVLAGFAAYLLFQIGLINVPQMLVTEREEGALLRLRATPGGIPAYLVAKCLLVAVTAIGTLAVLLASAAVLVDGPLPDGPAGWLTLLWVTTLGLLAVVPLGAAIGAVLPNPREALALIMLPTMGLLVTSGAVFPITSLPAPVQQVASVFPLKWMAQGLRSALLPDAARTAEPAGSWELPMVALVLGAWAVLGFLLAVPLLRRAARRESGSRLASRHREAARSGALPV; this is encoded by the coding sequence ATGAGGAGGACACACGTGACGGACAGCACCCACGAGGCGGACGGCACTGCCGGCACGCAGGCACCGCTCCGTCCGCGCGGCCGGCACTGGCGGGCCGGGTTCCTCCGCGGCGGCATCGAGCTGCGGCACCTCCTGCGCAACCCCAGGGAGATGTCCGGCCATCTGACCAACGTCGTCGTCGCGCTGGCGATCGCCGGCTACGTCGGTGACGACGTGCCCGGCACGCAGACCCCGATGGCCCACCTGGTGCTGGCGGGCTTCGCGGCCTACCTGCTGTTCCAGATCGGGCTGATCAACGTCCCGCAGATGCTGGTGACCGAACGCGAGGAGGGCGCGCTGCTGCGGCTGCGCGCGACACCCGGCGGGATACCGGCCTACCTCGTCGCCAAGTGCCTGCTGGTGGCCGTCACGGCGATCGGCACCCTGGCCGTGCTCCTGGCGAGCGCGGCGGTCCTGGTGGACGGGCCGCTGCCGGACGGGCCGGCGGGCTGGCTGACGCTGCTGTGGGTCACCACGCTGGGGCTGCTCGCCGTCGTGCCGCTGGGCGCGGCCATCGGCGCCGTGCTGCCCAATCCGCGCGAGGCGCTGGCGTTGATCATGCTGCCCACCATGGGGCTGCTGGTCACCTCCGGAGCGGTGTTCCCGATCACCTCGCTGCCCGCGCCGGTGCAGCAGGTGGCCTCCGTCTTCCCGCTCAAGTGGATGGCCCAGGGCCTGCGTTCGGCGCTGCTGCCGGACGCCGCCCGGACCGCCGAGCCGGCCGGCTCCTGGGAACTGCCCATGGTCGCCCTGGTCCTGGGCGCCTGGGCGGTCCTCGGCTTCCTCCTCGCGGTGCCCCTCCTGCGCCGCGCCGCCCGCCGCGAGTCCGGCTCCCGCCTGGCCTCGCGCCACCGCGAGGCGGCACGCAGCGGCGCGCTGCCCGTGTAG
- a CDS encoding ABC transporter ATP-binding protein, giving the protein MTRHAPGRPVIHARDVTMAYGDTAVLHGIDLDIHRGEVFALLGPNGAGKTTTVEILEGFRRRSGGEVDVLGTDPERGDDAWRGRIGLVLQSWRDHRRWRVAELLGHFATYYPDPRDPAELLALVGLTDQAGRQVDRLSGGQRRRLDVALGIVGRPELLFLDEPTTGFDPRARHDFHLLVERLARDEGVTVLLTTHDLVEAERLADRIAMLVGGRIRACGTPADLARQAASRAEVRWTADDGTSRRERTEDPSRLVWELHRDAAGPIPGLEVRRPTLEDTYLHMVHGTAGGPPGPPDDSPDGEAQAA; this is encoded by the coding sequence ATGACGCGGCACGCACCCGGCCGGCCCGTGATCCACGCGCGCGACGTGACCATGGCGTACGGGGACACCGCCGTCCTCCACGGCATCGATCTGGACATCCACCGCGGCGAAGTCTTCGCGCTGCTGGGCCCCAACGGCGCCGGGAAGACCACCACGGTGGAGATCCTGGAGGGCTTCCGGCGGCGCTCCGGCGGGGAGGTCGACGTCCTCGGCACGGACCCGGAGCGGGGCGACGACGCCTGGCGGGGCCGGATCGGACTGGTGCTCCAGTCCTGGCGCGACCACCGCCGCTGGCGGGTCGCCGAACTGCTGGGGCACTTCGCCACGTACTACCCCGACCCCCGCGACCCGGCCGAACTGCTGGCCCTGGTCGGCCTCACCGACCAGGCGGGCCGACAGGTGGACCGGCTGTCCGGCGGGCAACGCCGGCGGCTGGACGTCGCCCTCGGCATCGTCGGCCGTCCCGAACTCCTCTTCCTGGACGAACCGACCACGGGGTTCGACCCCCGGGCGCGGCACGACTTCCACCTCCTCGTCGAGCGGCTGGCCCGCGACGAGGGCGTCACCGTCCTGCTCACCACGCACGACCTGGTGGAGGCCGAGCGCCTCGCGGACCGGATCGCCATGCTGGTCGGCGGCCGCATCCGGGCCTGCGGCACGCCCGCGGACCTGGCCCGGCAGGCCGCCTCGCGGGCCGAGGTCCGCTGGACGGCCGACGACGGGACGTCCCGCCGCGAACGCACCGAGGACCCCTCCCGGCTGGTCTGGGAACTCCACCGGGACGCGGCGGGCCCGATCCCCGGCCTGGAGGTGCGCCGCCCGACGCTGGAGGACACCTACCTGCACATGGTGCACGGGACGGCCGGCGGCCCGCCCGGACCCCCGGACGACTCCCCGGACGGGGAGGCACAGGCCGCATGA
- a CDS encoding transcriptional regulator, which produces MSIPTGFDELIHPATRLSVVALLAATEWADFAFVRDSLSLSDSALSKQLHTLEEAGYLELHKEGGGRRRRTKVRLTDRGRTAFEGHVAALRAIVDAAGPQAAAGAEPRRQPSEAGR; this is translated from the coding sequence ATGAGCATCCCCACCGGTTTCGACGAGCTGATCCATCCCGCCACCCGGCTGTCGGTGGTCGCGCTGCTCGCGGCCACCGAATGGGCGGACTTCGCGTTCGTCCGCGACAGCCTCTCGCTCAGCGACTCGGCGCTCTCCAAGCAGCTGCACACCCTGGAAGAGGCCGGCTACCTGGAACTCCACAAGGAGGGCGGTGGCCGCAGGCGGCGCACGAAGGTGCGGCTGACGGACCGCGGCCGCACGGCCTTCGAGGGGCACGTGGCGGCACTCCGGGCGATCGTCGACGCCGCCGGCCCGCAGGCGGCGGCCGGCGCGGAGCCCCGGCGGCAGCCCTCGGAGGCGGGACGATGA
- a CDS encoding STAS domain-containing protein, translating into MTVDPHHPSRSAPVTIAEADERHAVLAFAGDLDAPALGVLEELLLDPRLRRPGAWTLDMGDLTHIDLACAYALLRAVTRAPEPAVLTVRGARPAVHRTLRHAGLDTVATFVA; encoded by the coding sequence GTGACCGTCGACCCTCACCACCCGAGCCGGTCCGCCCCCGTGACGATCGCCGAGGCCGACGAGCGGCACGCCGTTCTGGCCTTCGCCGGTGACCTGGACGCGCCCGCGCTGGGCGTCCTGGAGGAGCTGCTCCTCGACCCCCGTCTGCGGCGGCCGGGCGCGTGGACCCTGGACATGGGCGACCTGACGCACATCGACCTCGCGTGCGCCTACGCGCTGCTGCGCGCGGTCACCCGGGCCCCGGAACCGGCCGTCCTCACCGTCCGCGGCGCCCGCCCGGCGGTGCACCGCACCCTGCGGCACGCGGGGCTGGACACCGTCGCCACCTTCGTCGCGTAG
- a CDS encoding toll/interleukin-1 receptor domain-containing protein yields the protein MEQAGERVHQHDVFISYSHQLDDGPATAFQAAVEHFGRPFYRSRDLRVFRDKTNLSASPHLWADIEKALGESAWLIVMASPLAAESPWVRKEIRWWLEHRSGDRILIALTAGTIAWDAERGEFDWARTDCLPRKELAGAFTQEPRWVDLTWLREHKRISPRHTRLVQAVAEFVAPVRGRSKAELIGAHLRRQLRFRQTVTAISVVLAVLLGIAVVAGVRANEESDRAAERQLVATSRQLVAEAASIQDSQPDLARQLLVQAYRMAPTAQAHGALVASAAIPDVLPTDGSSQGVAYCPSGGLLATAADDGVTLYGTDGNRRLGLVGTARGSATAVAFGQDCGVLAVGDAFGHVRLWSVSRADEPRLLTAVRPDDGGVGGLAFIGRTLRLAVITDGAVPHVVDFEKPDAEVTDSLPGTTLAGITETIAVSPDGTLVAASYEGGKVRLMSLTEEGGLTVESTTNSPSDALAFSPDGQFLAVGGEEDSARLWDVSDPSRPSPAALLGARSSLGVDSVAFSTSGRSLATGAGDGTIQLWDMSDPLRPAQGARLTGHSGRVKALAFAPDGRTLASAASDGATRAADGSDDLNGTVRLWRVAEAERSSSRVFLPDGHMSAQPFGKDGHVLALGSPSTLWWVDGAAQPHRLSTLTTFNQGGQQVSFAPDGRTLATGTPLKMWDTSDPLEPRELTTTALRQGADLVLFSPDGDLVAADEDDRLGLWSTEDEPRRLALLPAATRSPAVFLDDGRSLATVTRARDAVQVWDVSTPSEPRKAATLRTGAARPTSLAASDGTLYVGDSHGAVTAWRVRGDRADRLGSSTRHTTAVEDLAVHPQGATAASGGADGSVRIWDVSGPENPRESAVLDVGAGTDGMAFSADGHTLAVSTGGATQMWEAEPSTIQQQLCAQSEPITREQWAQYLPDRTYSPPCVEPQPTVETSA from the coding sequence ATGGAGCAGGCCGGCGAGCGTGTCCATCAGCACGACGTCTTCATCTCGTACAGCCACCAGTTGGACGACGGGCCCGCCACGGCCTTCCAGGCCGCCGTCGAGCACTTCGGCCGCCCGTTCTACCGCTCCCGCGACCTGCGCGTCTTCAGGGACAAGACCAATCTCTCGGCGAGCCCTCATCTGTGGGCGGACATCGAGAAGGCGCTGGGAGAGTCCGCCTGGCTCATCGTCATGGCCTCTCCCCTGGCGGCCGAGTCACCGTGGGTCCGCAAGGAGATCAGGTGGTGGCTCGAACACCGGAGCGGCGACCGCATCCTGATCGCGCTGACCGCCGGCACCATCGCCTGGGACGCCGAACGGGGCGAGTTCGACTGGGCGCGGACGGACTGCCTGCCCCGGAAGGAGCTGGCCGGAGCCTTCACCCAGGAGCCCCGGTGGGTCGACCTGACGTGGTTGCGCGAGCACAAGCGGATCTCGCCGCGCCACACCCGACTGGTCCAGGCGGTGGCGGAGTTCGTCGCCCCGGTGCGGGGGAGGTCGAAGGCCGAGCTGATCGGGGCTCATCTACGGCGCCAACTGCGCTTCAGGCAGACGGTGACCGCCATCAGCGTGGTGCTGGCCGTCCTCCTCGGCATCGCCGTGGTCGCCGGGGTGAGGGCGAACGAGGAGAGCGACCGGGCCGCCGAGCGCCAACTCGTCGCCACCTCACGTCAGCTGGTGGCGGAGGCGGCCTCGATCCAGGACAGCCAGCCCGACCTGGCCAGGCAACTGCTCGTGCAGGCCTACCGGATGGCCCCGACCGCCCAGGCGCACGGAGCCCTCGTCGCCAGCGCCGCCATCCCGGACGTGCTGCCCACCGACGGTTCCTCACAAGGAGTCGCCTACTGCCCGTCCGGCGGACTGCTCGCTACGGCCGCGGACGACGGCGTGACGCTGTACGGCACCGACGGCAACCGGCGTCTGGGTCTCGTCGGGACCGCGAGGGGCTCCGCCACCGCCGTGGCGTTCGGGCAGGACTGCGGCGTGCTCGCCGTGGGCGACGCCTTCGGCCACGTACGCCTGTGGTCGGTGAGCCGGGCCGACGAGCCGCGGCTCCTGACGGCGGTACGGCCGGACGACGGTGGGGTGGGAGGACTGGCGTTCATCGGGCGGACGCTGCGGCTGGCGGTCATCACCGACGGCGCCGTGCCCCACGTCGTGGACTTCGAGAAGCCGGACGCCGAGGTGACGGACTCGCTGCCGGGCACGACGCTGGCGGGGATCACCGAGACCATCGCCGTCAGCCCCGACGGGACCCTCGTCGCGGCGTCGTACGAAGGGGGCAAGGTCAGGCTCATGAGCCTGACCGAAGAGGGCGGGCTCACCGTGGAGTCCACGACGAACAGCCCGTCCGACGCGCTGGCGTTCAGCCCCGACGGCCAGTTCCTCGCCGTCGGCGGCGAGGAGGACTCCGCACGTCTGTGGGATGTGAGCGACCCGTCCCGGCCGAGTCCGGCGGCGCTGCTCGGCGCGCGCTCGTCCCTGGGCGTCGACTCCGTCGCCTTCAGCACCAGCGGGAGGTCGCTCGCGACGGGAGCGGGGGACGGCACGATCCAGTTGTGGGACATGTCCGACCCGCTGCGTCCCGCGCAGGGGGCACGGCTCACCGGTCACTCCGGACGGGTCAAGGCACTGGCCTTCGCGCCGGACGGCCGGACACTGGCGTCCGCGGCCTCGGACGGCGCGACCCGCGCCGCCGACGGCTCCGACGACCTCAACGGCACCGTCCGGCTGTGGCGGGTGGCCGAGGCGGAACGCTCGTCCTCCCGGGTGTTCCTGCCGGACGGCCACATGTCGGCCCAGCCCTTCGGCAAGGACGGCCACGTACTCGCCCTCGGCTCGCCCTCGACGCTGTGGTGGGTCGACGGTGCCGCCCAGCCGCACCGCCTGTCGACGCTGACCACGTTCAACCAGGGCGGGCAGCAGGTCTCCTTCGCTCCGGACGGCAGGACGCTCGCCACCGGAACACCCCTGAAGATGTGGGACACCTCCGACCCCCTGGAGCCCCGCGAGCTCACGACCACCGCCTTGAGGCAGGGAGCGGACCTCGTGCTGTTCAGCCCCGACGGGGACCTCGTGGCCGCCGACGAGGACGATCGGCTGGGCCTGTGGAGCACCGAGGACGAACCCCGACGACTGGCGCTGCTCCCGGCGGCGACCAGGTCCCCCGCGGTCTTCCTCGACGACGGCAGGAGCCTCGCGACCGTCACCAGGGCCCGGGACGCCGTCCAGGTCTGGGACGTCTCCACCCCCTCCGAGCCGAGGAAGGCGGCCACTCTCCGAACGGGCGCCGCACGGCCCACCTCCCTGGCGGCATCCGACGGGACCCTGTACGTCGGGGATTCCCACGGAGCGGTCACGGCGTGGCGTGTCCGCGGTGACCGGGCCGACCGACTGGGTTCCAGCACCCGGCACACCACGGCGGTCGAGGACCTCGCCGTCCACCCGCAGGGCGCCACGGCCGCGAGCGGCGGAGCCGACGGGTCCGTCCGCATCTGGGACGTGTCCGGTCCCGAGAACCCGCGCGAGTCCGCGGTGCTGGACGTGGGGGCGGGCACGGACGGCATGGCGTTCAGTGCGGACGGCCACACCCTCGCCGTGTCGACCGGCGGGGCCACACAGATGTGGGAGGCCGAGCCGTCGACGATCCAGCAGCAGCTGTGTGCCCAGTCGGAGCCCATCACGCGTGAGCAGTGGGCCCAGTACCTGCCCGACCGGACGTACAGCCCGCCCTGCGTCGAACCGCAGCCGACCGTGGAGACGAGCGCATGA
- a CDS encoding DUF397 domain-containing protein translates to MSSTALRWVKSSYSGSEGGNCVEVAVEPATIHIRDSKADAPTAPRITVAPQAWAAFLAW, encoded by the coding sequence ATGAGCAGCACCGCACTGAGGTGGGTCAAGTCGAGCTACAGCGGCAGCGAGGGCGGCAACTGCGTCGAGGTGGCCGTCGAACCCGCCACCATCCACATCCGCGACTCCAAGGCCGACGCCCCCACCGCCCCCCGCATCACCGTCGCGCCGCAGGCCTGGGCCGCGTTCCTCGCCTGGTGA
- a CDS encoding helix-turn-helix domain-containing protein has product MSTTTRRNASAMKMVGALLALYRQAAGHTQRSLGERFVIGEQQIASIEQGRRPLKPDLAEQLDELLDTKGALSTALSRMPEVDLVPLWAEEFLDREREAIAISSYENQVLPGLLQTEAYAWAVFRSRVPFYGEERIAQLATARVERQAILHRGEPPITCFVVWEPVVRAPIGGPEVWVEQLRHLRACSELPGLMFQVLPLDRASHASLDGPFVLLETPEHQRLAYTENQRGSQLIADPGEVAILTQKCAMLRSQALTPEDTRDLLDRLLGEQ; this is encoded by the coding sequence ATGAGCACGACGACACGGAGGAACGCCTCCGCGATGAAGATGGTGGGGGCACTGCTCGCCCTCTACCGCCAGGCCGCCGGCCACACCCAGAGGTCGCTGGGCGAACGGTTCGTCATCGGGGAACAGCAGATCGCCTCGATCGAACAGGGCAGGCGCCCACTGAAGCCGGATCTCGCCGAGCAGCTCGACGAACTCCTCGACACCAAGGGGGCGTTGTCGACCGCGTTGAGCAGGATGCCGGAGGTGGACCTCGTACCCCTGTGGGCGGAGGAGTTCCTGGACCGGGAGCGGGAGGCCATCGCCATCTCGTCGTACGAGAACCAGGTGCTGCCCGGCCTGCTCCAGACGGAGGCGTACGCGTGGGCGGTGTTCCGCAGCCGGGTGCCGTTCTACGGTGAGGAGAGGATCGCCCAGTTGGCGACGGCGCGCGTCGAGAGGCAGGCGATCCTGCACCGCGGGGAGCCGCCGATCACTTGCTTCGTGGTCTGGGAACCGGTCGTGCGGGCGCCGATCGGCGGACCGGAGGTGTGGGTCGAGCAGTTGCGGCACTTGCGGGCATGCTCTGAACTGCCGGGCCTGATGTTCCAGGTTCTGCCTCTCGACAGGGCGAGTCACGCTTCGCTCGACGGGCCCTTCGTCCTGCTGGAAACGCCCGAACACCAGCGGCTCGCCTACACGGAGAACCAGCGCGGCAGCCAACTGATCGCCGACCCTGGAGAGGTGGCGATCCTGACCCAGAAATGTGCCATGCTGCGGTCACAGGCCCTCACCCCCGAGGACACGAGGGATCTTCTGGACCGTCTCCTGGGAGAACAATGA
- a CDS encoding ATP-binding protein, with the protein MNSENRPPSPRERFYRRERRSVPDARAFAREALADWGGCGRTDDVLLCVSELTTNALVHGVPPGRGFLLRLLPYDDGDGVRVEVHDSGDGVPAVPPRGGCEPGEGGRGLVLVSELADKWGVEERTPGKIVWCELGAARVAEARP; encoded by the coding sequence GTGAACAGTGAAAATCGACCCCCGTCCCCCCGCGAGCGCTTCTACCGCCGGGAGCGCCGGTCCGTCCCCGACGCGAGGGCGTTCGCCCGCGAGGCACTCGCGGACTGGGGTGGGTGCGGTCGCACGGACGACGTGCTGCTGTGCGTCAGCGAACTGACCACCAACGCCCTGGTGCACGGCGTCCCACCCGGCAGGGGCTTCCTGCTGCGGCTGCTGCCGTACGACGACGGTGACGGCGTACGTGTGGAGGTGCACGACAGTGGGGACGGCGTGCCGGCGGTGCCGCCGCGGGGCGGGTGCGAGCCCGGGGAGGGCGGGCGCGGGCTGGTGCTCGTGTCGGAGCTGGCGGACAAGTGGGGAGTGGAGGAACGGACTCCCGGCAAGATCGTGTGGTGCGAGCTGGGTGCCGCTCGGGTCGCGGAAGCGCGACCCTGA
- a CDS encoding DUF58 domain-containing protein, which translates to MTPPAAVPPDAAVVRALEGRTAPAQPPPPPPDGPRPGERTLRLLTVAVVALSAALLTGRAWLLALAAAPLVLLALALPRAFPRHVETSVTVEPGRCFEGDTVTLRISVAHDGDAVRLDPGVTLGPGLRLDEVVVGRSTVTLRHTALDWGRWSLGPVDLDVYDDGGTVRRTVRVAAAEVAVFPRATQARFTPIPARLPQRLGEHAAPQAGEGVEVIGVGPWVPGERQRRIHWPSTTRRGTVQLHRFAAERAADTVMLIDAFGDVVDPGTGVSSLDETVRAATGLARAYLRTHDRVGVVSTGGSTRWLAPGTGDAAFYRIVESVLDVRRDRRFDAPGVERLPPPALPEGALVYVFTPLSDARVLKVLRELQQRGRRPVVVEIPSGDPQVEPGDLAGELGLRLWRAERDAMRFALRDSGVPVLRHVVGEPLDLALAPLLSGRVGGTGRVG; encoded by the coding sequence GTGACCCCGCCCGCTGCCGTGCCGCCGGACGCCGCCGTGGTCCGGGCCCTGGAAGGGCGCACCGCCCCGGCGCAGCCGCCGCCCCCGCCGCCCGACGGGCCGCGCCCCGGCGAGCGGACGCTGCGCCTGCTGACCGTCGCCGTCGTCGCGCTGTCCGCCGCGCTGCTCACCGGGCGGGCATGGCTGCTGGCCCTCGCGGCGGCCCCGCTGGTGCTGCTCGCGCTGGCACTGCCCCGGGCCTTCCCCCGGCACGTCGAGACGTCGGTGACCGTGGAACCGGGCCGCTGTTTCGAGGGTGACACCGTCACCCTGCGCATCTCGGTGGCCCACGACGGGGACGCCGTCCGTCTCGACCCCGGTGTCACGCTCGGCCCGGGCCTGCGGCTCGACGAGGTCGTCGTGGGCCGGTCCACGGTGACGCTGCGCCACACCGCCCTTGACTGGGGCCGCTGGTCGCTCGGCCCGGTGGACCTCGACGTGTACGACGACGGGGGCACCGTGCGCCGCACCGTGCGCGTGGCGGCGGCCGAGGTGGCCGTGTTCCCGCGCGCCACCCAGGCACGGTTCACGCCGATCCCGGCACGGCTGCCGCAGCGGCTCGGCGAGCACGCCGCGCCGCAGGCCGGGGAGGGCGTCGAGGTCATCGGTGTGGGCCCCTGGGTGCCCGGGGAGCGGCAGCGGCGCATCCACTGGCCGTCGACCACTCGGCGCGGGACCGTGCAGCTGCACCGGTTCGCGGCCGAGCGGGCCGCCGACACGGTGATGCTGATCGACGCGTTCGGGGACGTCGTCGATCCGGGGACCGGAGTGTCGTCCCTGGACGAGACGGTGCGCGCCGCCACCGGGCTCGCCCGGGCCTATCTGCGCACCCACGACCGGGTGGGGGTCGTCTCGACCGGCGGCAGCACGAGGTGGCTGGCGCCGGGCACCGGGGACGCGGCGTTCTACCGCATCGTGGAGAGCGTCCTCGACGTACGCAGGGACCGGCGGTTCGACGCCCCCGGTGTGGAGCGGCTGCCGCCGCCCGCGCTGCCGGAGGGAGCACTCGTCTACGTCTTCACCCCGTTGAGCGACGCCCGGGTGCTGAAGGTGCTGCGGGAGCTCCAGCAGCGGGGGCGCCGCCCGGTCGTCGTGGAGATCCCGAGCGGCGACCCGCAGGTGGAACCGGGCGACCTCGCGGGCGAGTTGGGACTGCGACTGTGGCGGGCGGAGCGGGACGCGATGCGGTTCGCCCTGCGGGACAGCGGGGTGCCGGTGCTGCGGCATGTGGTGGGTGAGCCGCTGGATCTGGCGTTGGCACCGCTCCTGTCGGGGCGGGTCGGCGGGACGGGGCGCGTGGGATGA
- a CDS encoding AAA family ATPase, translating into MTTDSTPGLRTAEQVGEQAGAVLREVGRAVVGKPDALELVMLGVLAGGHVLVEDLPGLGKTLLARSFARTLGLDFRRVQFTPDLLPSDVTGTSLYDQRTGEMVFHPGPVFTHLLLADEINRTPPKTQAALLEAMAESQVTVEGETRRLADPFLVIATANPVEYEGTYSLPEAQLDRFQLRVRMGYLTGDQELAMLRARIDRAAPEAVLDRLAGPADVVAWRAVVERVEIDDDLLEYAVALVGATRGHPQISIGASPRGGLALVQLARARAVLDGRDYVVPEDVKALAVPALAHRVSLRPELWVREVSTDDVLSEIVGSVGTPATRRTAAAVAS; encoded by the coding sequence GTGACGACTGACTCCACGCCCGGGCTCCGCACCGCCGAGCAGGTCGGCGAGCAGGCAGGCGCCGTACTGCGCGAGGTGGGCCGGGCCGTCGTCGGCAAGCCGGACGCGCTCGAACTGGTGATGCTGGGCGTGCTGGCCGGCGGCCACGTCCTCGTCGAGGACCTGCCGGGGCTCGGCAAGACCCTCCTCGCGCGGTCCTTCGCCCGCACGCTCGGCCTGGACTTCCGCCGCGTCCAGTTCACGCCCGACCTCCTGCCCTCCGACGTCACCGGAACGTCGCTGTACGACCAGCGCACCGGTGAGATGGTGTTCCACCCCGGCCCGGTCTTCACCCACCTCCTGCTCGCCGACGAGATCAACCGGACGCCGCCCAAGACCCAGGCCGCGCTGCTGGAGGCGATGGCCGAGTCGCAGGTGACCGTGGAGGGCGAGACCCGGCGGCTCGCCGACCCGTTCCTGGTGATCGCCACCGCCAACCCGGTGGAGTACGAGGGCACGTACTCCCTGCCCGAGGCGCAGCTCGACCGGTTCCAGCTGCGCGTGCGGATGGGCTACCTGACCGGCGATCAGGAGCTGGCGATGCTGCGGGCCCGGATCGACCGGGCCGCACCCGAGGCCGTGCTCGACCGCCTCGCGGGGCCGGCCGATGTCGTCGCGTGGCGGGCCGTCGTGGAGCGCGTGGAGATCGACGACGACCTGCTGGAGTACGCCGTCGCGCTCGTCGGCGCGACCCGCGGCCATCCCCAGATCAGCATCGGCGCCTCGCCGCGCGGCGGGCTCGCCCTGGTACAGCTCGCGCGCGCCCGCGCCGTGCTGGACGGCCGTGACTACGTCGTCCCGGAGGACGTCAAGGCCCTCGCGGTGCCCGCGCTGGCCCACCGGGTGTCGCTGCGGCCGGAGCTGTGGGTGCGCGAGGTGTCGACGGACGACGTGCTGAGCGAGATCGTCGGCAGTGTCGGCACACCGGCGACACGGCGCACGGCCGCCGCCGTCGCGTCGTGA